From one Streptomyces sp. Q6 genomic stretch:
- a CDS encoding DUF2252 domain-containing protein, which translates to MGVHDDGIAVAGTDTGTGTDTGTGAVVEVPRQGGGAGARRLPRVAGFASARGSGGPAAESPKAAGKALRQRVPRSSHAEFRLGPDRPDALTAVQESNRGRIEELTPIRVGRMAATPFAFLRGSAGLMAYDLVRTPLTGIGAQICGDAHAANFGLYGDARGGLVIDLNDFDETVHGPWEWDVKRLATSLVLAGREAGADEDTCRKAAHDVAGAYRRTMRLLAKLPALDAWNAIADEELVSHADAHDLLGTLERVSEKARNNTSGRFAAKSTVAVEGGGRRFVDAPPVLRSIPDAEAAAVAGSLGAYLKTLSADRLPLLGRYTIHDVAFRVVGTGSVGTRSYVVLLLDHRGEPLVLQVKEARPSALLPHLPALGFDAPPVDHEGRRVVLGQKRMQVVSDILLGWTSVEERPFQVRQFRNRKGSVDPAALAADQIDDYARMTGALLARAHAHSADPQLIAGYCGKNEELDEAVAGFAVTYADRTEADHAELVRAVRDGRVEAETGV; encoded by the coding sequence ATGGGCGTGCACGATGACGGGATCGCTGTCGCGGGTACGGATACGGGTACGGGTACGGATACCGGTACGGGTGCTGTGGTGGAGGTGCCGCGGCAGGGCGGGGGCGCCGGGGCGCGGCGGTTGCCGCGGGTCGCGGGGTTCGCGAGCGCTCGCGGGAGCGGCGGGCCGGCCGCGGAGTCGCCCAAGGCGGCCGGAAAGGCGCTGAGGCAGCGCGTTCCGAGGTCCTCGCACGCCGAGTTCAGGCTGGGCCCCGACCGGCCGGACGCCCTCACCGCCGTCCAGGAGTCCAACCGCGGGCGGATCGAGGAGCTGACCCCGATACGCGTCGGGCGGATGGCCGCTACCCCCTTCGCCTTCCTGCGCGGGTCCGCCGGACTGATGGCGTACGACCTGGTGCGCACGCCCCTGACCGGCATCGGCGCCCAGATATGCGGAGACGCCCACGCGGCCAACTTCGGCCTCTACGGCGATGCGCGCGGCGGCCTCGTCATCGACCTGAACGACTTCGACGAGACCGTGCACGGCCCCTGGGAATGGGACGTGAAGCGGCTCGCCACCTCGCTCGTCCTCGCCGGGCGGGAGGCCGGAGCCGACGAGGACACCTGCCGCAAGGCGGCGCACGACGTGGCCGGCGCGTACCGGCGCACCATGCGGCTGCTCGCCAAACTGCCGGCGCTCGACGCGTGGAACGCCATCGCCGACGAGGAGTTGGTCTCCCACGCTGACGCCCACGACCTGCTCGGAACGTTGGAGCGGGTCTCCGAGAAGGCGCGGAACAACACCAGCGGCCGGTTCGCCGCCAAGTCCACGGTGGCCGTCGAGGGCGGCGGACGGCGGTTCGTGGACGCGCCGCCCGTGCTGCGCTCGATACCGGACGCGGAGGCCGCGGCCGTCGCCGGATCGCTCGGCGCGTATCTGAAGACCCTCTCCGCGGACCGGCTGCCGCTCCTCGGGCGGTACACGATCCACGACGTGGCGTTCCGCGTGGTCGGCACCGGAAGCGTGGGAACGCGGTCGTACGTGGTGCTGCTCCTCGACCACCGGGGCGAACCGCTCGTGTTGCAGGTGAAGGAGGCGCGGCCCTCGGCGCTGCTCCCGCATCTTCCGGCCCTCGGGTTCGACGCCCCGCCCGTCGATCATGAGGGGCGGCGCGTGGTGCTCGGGCAGAAGCGGATGCAGGTCGTCAGCGACATCCTGCTCGGCTGGACCTCGGTCGAGGAACGGCCCTTCCAGGTACGGCAGTTCAGGAACCGCAAGGGCAGTGTCGACCCGGCCGCGCTCGCCGCCGACCAGATCGACGACTACGCGCGGATGACCGGCGCGCTGCTCGCCCGCGCCCACGCGCACAGCGCCGACCCGCAGCTGATAGCCGGCTACTGCGGCAAGAACGAGGAGCTGGACGAAGCGGTCGCCGGATTCGCCGTGACGTACGCGGACCGCACCGAGGCGGACCACGCGGAGCTGGTGCGCGCCGTGCGGGACGGGAGGGTGGAGGCGGAGACCGGGGTGTGA
- a CDS encoding J domain-containing protein, translating into MTTPETDVAGQPEEPPRARPEERLERAVRAAEQALIEFEIAVETFRVEVENFSRLHHQKLGPMYTRLDELEALIAEATAARTGDAEDRRKADEARARVMPMPGVEELFHGWMDGDGLFPEAASMLNEQPVRPPQRVRPSEQARKLYRELARKAHPDLAQDEQERGRRDEFIARVNAAYGRGDEVLLRELAEEWAAGPAPVEQPLTASEELYARLEWLSQRKELLTVVARELEEGAIGSMLRMAPQDPDALLDEIAEQLLAQVAEREAELERLTAS; encoded by the coding sequence GTGACGACCCCGGAGACCGATGTGGCAGGACAGCCGGAGGAGCCGCCTCGGGCGCGGCCCGAGGAGCGCCTCGAGCGGGCGGTGCGCGCTGCCGAGCAGGCGCTGATCGAGTTCGAGATCGCGGTGGAGACGTTCCGGGTCGAGGTGGAGAACTTCTCCCGCCTCCACCACCAGAAGCTCGGGCCGATGTACACGCGGCTCGACGAGCTGGAAGCGTTGATCGCGGAGGCCACGGCGGCCCGTACCGGGGACGCCGAGGACCGGCGCAAGGCCGACGAGGCGCGGGCCCGGGTGATGCCGATGCCGGGCGTCGAGGAGCTCTTCCACGGGTGGATGGACGGGGACGGGCTGTTCCCGGAGGCCGCCTCGATGCTGAACGAGCAGCCGGTGCGGCCGCCGCAGCGCGTCCGCCCCAGCGAGCAGGCCCGCAAGCTCTACCGGGAGCTGGCCCGCAAGGCGCACCCGGACCTGGCGCAGGACGAGCAGGAGCGCGGGCGGCGCGACGAGTTCATCGCGCGGGTCAACGCCGCGTACGGGCGGGGCGACGAGGTGCTGCTGCGCGAGCTGGCCGAGGAGTGGGCCGCGGGGCCCGCACCGGTCGAGCAGCCGCTCACCGCCAGTGAGGAGCTGTACGCGCGCCTGGAGTGGCTGTCGCAGCGCAAGGAGCTGCTCACGGTCGTGGCGCGCGAGCTGGAGGAGGGCGCGATCGGCTCGATGCTGCGGATGGCGCCGCAGGACCCGGACGCGCTGCTCGACGAGATCGCGGAGCAGTTGCTGGCGCAGGTCGCCGAGCGCGAGGCCGAGCTGGAGCGACTTACCGCGTCCTGA
- a CDS encoding rhodanese-like domain-containing protein produces MVFGSGVPTVGVDELKADDFLLDVREDDEWQAGHADGALHIPMSEFVARFGELTEAAPQDGRVNVLCRVGGRSAQVTAYLVQQGVDAVNVAGGMQAWEAAGRPVTDEKGQPGTVI; encoded by the coding sequence ATGGTTTTCGGTTCTGGTGTGCCCACGGTCGGTGTCGACGAGCTCAAGGCGGATGACTTCCTCCTCGACGTCCGTGAGGACGACGAGTGGCAGGCGGGTCACGCCGACGGTGCGCTGCACATCCCGATGAGCGAGTTCGTGGCGCGGTTCGGTGAGTTGACGGAGGCGGCGCCGCAGGACGGGCGGGTCAACGTGCTCTGCCGGGTCGGCGGACGGTCCGCGCAGGTGACCGCCTACCTGGTGCAGCAGGGCGTCGACGCGGTGAACGTCGCGGGCGGCATGCAGGCGTGGGAGGCGGCCGGCCGCCCCGTCACGGACGAGAAGGGGCAGCCGGGCACCGTCATCTGA
- a CDS encoding acyl-CoA dehydrogenase family protein, producing the protein MDFTFSEEQQAAAEAARAVFAPVAPDRVPSPSLTSGAVADDLDRALWTQAADAGLLSLLIAPEHDGAGLDAIALCLVLREAAKVLARIPLLEHSAAAAILQAYGHGEMKGEILPRAGRGESVLTVASAGRSGHDPAELAVTAHQDPAGPTGGWVLDGVQTAVPWGLNADHVLVPAHTAQGAAVVAVLPTGPGTEGLTLAEQISTTGERLAELRLDGVRLAPRQLIEDTDAWPRLHALLATGTCALALGLGEGVLKMTSDYASKREQFGHPIATFQAVAVQAADRYIDLRAMEVTLWQAAWRLSSGAGGALPVAGDVAVAKTWASDGVRRIVQTAQHLHGGFGADTDYPLHRYHAWAKHLELSLGPAAAHEELLGDLLAAHPLG; encoded by the coding sequence GTGGACTTCACCTTCTCCGAGGAGCAGCAGGCGGCGGCCGAGGCGGCCCGCGCGGTGTTCGCGCCGGTCGCACCCGATCGCGTGCCGAGCCCTTCACTCACCTCCGGCGCCGTGGCCGACGACCTCGACCGCGCGCTGTGGACCCAGGCCGCCGACGCGGGCCTGCTGAGCCTGCTGATCGCGCCGGAGCACGACGGGGCGGGCCTCGACGCCATCGCGCTCTGCCTCGTCCTGCGCGAGGCGGCGAAGGTCCTGGCCCGGATCCCGCTCCTCGAACACAGCGCGGCCGCGGCGATCCTCCAGGCTTATGGGCACGGGGAGATGAAGGGCGAGATCCTCCCCCGGGCCGGCCGGGGCGAGAGCGTCCTGACCGTCGCCTCCGCGGGCCGCAGCGGCCACGACCCGGCCGAACTCGCGGTCACCGCACACCAGGATCCCGCCGGCCCGACAGGCGGCTGGGTCCTGGACGGCGTCCAGACGGCGGTGCCCTGGGGGCTCAACGCCGATCACGTCCTCGTCCCCGCCCACACGGCGCAGGGGGCGGCGGTGGTGGCGGTGCTGCCGACCGGCCCCGGCACGGAGGGCCTCACGCTCGCCGAGCAGATCTCGACCACCGGCGAGCGCCTGGCAGAACTACGTCTGGACGGCGTGCGCCTGGCGCCCCGGCAGCTCATCGAGGACACCGACGCCTGGCCCCGGCTGCACGCCCTGCTCGCCACCGGCACCTGCGCGCTCGCGCTCGGCCTCGGCGAAGGCGTACTGAAGATGACCAGCGACTACGCGAGCAAGCGCGAACAGTTCGGGCATCCGATCGCCACGTTCCAGGCCGTCGCCGTACAGGCCGCCGACCGCTACATCGACCTGCGCGCCATGGAGGTCACCCTGTGGCAGGCGGCCTGGCGCCTCAGCAGCGGGGCGGGCGGGGCGCTCCCGGTCGCCGGTGACGTGGCCGTCGCCAAGACCTGGGCGTCCGACGGCGTCCGCCGCATCGTGCAGACCGCCCAGCATCTGCACGGCGGCTTCGGCGCGGACACGGACTACCCGCTGCACCGCTACCACGCCTGGGCCAAACACCTGGAGCTGTCCCTCGGCCCGGCCGCCGCCCACGAGGAGTTGCTCGGCGACCTCCTGGCCGCCCATCCTCTGGGCTGA
- the paaE gene encoding 1,2-phenylacetyl-CoA epoxidase subunit PaaE, giving the protein MAAAARARFHRLRVAAVDRLTDDSVALTFTVPQELREAYRHAPGQHLALRRTVDGTEIRRTYSICSAAPADEAPRTLRVGVRLVEDGAFSTYAHKEIAVGDELEVMTPAGRFTLDPAPGHYAAVVGGSGITPVLSIATTLLERAPEARFCLIRSDRTIASTMFLEEVADLKDRYPDRFQLVTVVSREEQQAGLASGRLDEERLTTLLPALLPVDRIAGWFLCGPLGLVQGAERALRTLGVRRGRVHEEIFHVDEAPAPARTAPAPDHSTLTAQLDGRAGTWPVQDGESLLETVLRNRADAPYACKGGVCGTCRAFLVSGSIRMDRNFALEPEETEAGYVLACQSHPTTEKVELDFDR; this is encoded by the coding sequence ATGGCAGCAGCTGCCAGGGCCCGCTTCCACCGGCTCCGGGTCGCCGCGGTCGACCGGCTCACCGACGACTCCGTGGCCCTCACCTTCACGGTCCCGCAGGAGCTCCGCGAGGCGTACCGCCACGCGCCGGGCCAGCACCTGGCCCTGCGCCGCACCGTGGACGGCACGGAGATCCGCCGCACCTACTCGATCTGCTCCGCCGCCCCGGCCGACGAGGCGCCGCGCACCCTGCGGGTCGGTGTCCGCCTCGTCGAGGACGGCGCGTTCTCCACGTACGCCCACAAGGAGATCGCCGTCGGCGACGAGCTGGAGGTGATGACCCCCGCCGGCCGCTTCACCCTCGACCCGGCCCCCGGGCACTACGCGGCGGTGGTCGGCGGCAGTGGCATCACCCCGGTCCTGTCCATCGCCACCACACTCCTGGAGCGCGCGCCGGAGGCCCGGTTCTGCCTGATCCGCAGCGACCGCACCATCGCCTCGACGATGTTCCTGGAGGAGGTCGCCGACCTGAAGGACCGCTACCCGGACCGGTTCCAGCTGGTCACGGTGGTCTCCCGGGAGGAACAGCAGGCGGGCCTCGCCTCCGGCCGCCTCGACGAGGAGCGCCTGACGACCCTGCTCCCCGCGCTGCTTCCCGTGGACCGGATCGCGGGCTGGTTCCTGTGCGGGCCGCTCGGCCTGGTGCAGGGCGCCGAGCGGGCCCTGCGCACCCTCGGCGTACGGCGCGGACGCGTCCACGAGGAGATCTTCCACGTGGACGAGGCTCCCGCCCCGGCCCGCACCGCCCCGGCCCCCGACCACAGCACGCTGACCGCCCAGCTCGACGGCCGCGCGGGCACCTGGCCGGTCCAGGACGGCGAGTCGCTCCTGGAGACGGTGCTGCGCAACCGCGCGGACGCGCCGTACGCCTGCAAGGGCGGCGTGTGCGGGACCTGCCGGGCGTTCCTCGTCTCGGGCTCGATCCGGATGGACCGGAACTTCGCGCTCGAACCGGAGGAGACCGAGGCGGGCTATGTGCTGGCCTGCCAGTCCCACCCGACCACGGAGAAGGTGGAGCTGGACTTCGACCGCTGA
- the paaD gene encoding 1,2-phenylacetyl-CoA epoxidase subunit PaaD produces the protein MVTTRETPRETRRDTPRETPLEAELRRLAGSVPDPELPVLTLAELGVLRAVHTRGPGSVEVELSPTYTGCPAIEAMASDIERVLHEHGIPEVTVRTVLAPAWSTDHITPEGRRKLREFGIAPPRPTREAGPVTVSLGPTRHTADDTDLTCPHCGSPDTELLSRFSSTACKALRRCLSCREPFDHFKEL, from the coding sequence ATGGTGACCACCCGGGAAACCCCACGGGAGACCCGACGGGACACCCCGCGGGAGACCCCGCTCGAAGCCGAGCTGCGCCGGCTGGCCGGGTCCGTGCCCGACCCCGAACTGCCCGTCCTCACCCTGGCGGAGCTGGGCGTCCTGCGCGCCGTGCACACCCGGGGCCCCGGCAGCGTCGAGGTCGAGCTGAGCCCCACGTACACCGGGTGCCCCGCGATCGAGGCCATGGCGAGCGACATCGAGCGCGTCCTGCACGAGCACGGCATCCCCGAGGTCACCGTCCGCACGGTCCTCGCCCCCGCCTGGTCGACGGACCACATCACCCCCGAAGGCCGCCGCAAGCTGCGGGAGTTCGGCATAGCGCCGCCCCGCCCCACCCGCGAGGCCGGACCGGTCACCGTCAGCCTCGGCCCGACCCGGCACACCGCGGACGACACCGATCTCACCTGCCCGCACTGCGGCTCCCCCGACACCGAGCTGCTCAGCCGGTTCTCGTCCACCGCCTGCAAGGCGCTGCGCCGCTGCCTGTCCTGCCGCGAACCCTTCGACCACTTCAAGGAGTTGTGA
- the paaC gene encoding 1,2-phenylacetyl-CoA epoxidase subunit PaaC encodes MTRPLTYTVPAALALGDDALVLSHRLGEWAGHAPVLEEEVALANIALDLLGQARVLLSTVGDEDELAYLREERAFRNLQLVEQPNGDFTHTIARQLYFSTYQHLLYGQLTDSTSQFAPLAAKAVKEVAYHQDHARQWTLRLGDGTDESRTRMQRAVDALWRFTGEMFEPIPGLDINWQEMRTSWTATVSAVLRQATLTVPEGPQTGAWRAGAGRQGLHTEPFGRMLAEMQHLHRSHPGASW; translated from the coding sequence GTGACCCGGCCCCTGACGTACACCGTCCCCGCCGCCCTCGCCCTCGGCGACGACGCCCTCGTCCTCTCGCACCGCCTGGGGGAGTGGGCGGGCCACGCCCCGGTCCTGGAGGAGGAGGTCGCCCTGGCGAACATCGCCCTCGACCTGCTCGGCCAGGCCCGCGTCCTGCTGAGCACGGTGGGCGACGAGGACGAGCTGGCGTACCTCCGCGAGGAGCGCGCCTTCCGCAACCTCCAGCTGGTCGAGCAGCCGAACGGGGACTTCACCCACACCATCGCCCGCCAGCTGTACTTCTCCACCTACCAGCACCTCCTCTACGGCCAACTGACGGACAGCACCTCGCAGTTCGCGCCGCTCGCCGCCAAGGCGGTCAAGGAGGTCGCCTACCACCAGGACCACGCACGGCAGTGGACCCTGCGCCTGGGCGACGGCACGGACGAGAGCCGTACGCGGATGCAGCGCGCCGTCGACGCCCTGTGGCGGTTCACCGGCGAGATGTTCGAGCCCATACCGGGCCTGGACATCAACTGGCAGGAGATGCGGACCAGTTGGACGGCGACCGTCTCCGCCGTCCTGCGACAGGCCACGCTCACCGTCCCCGAAGGACCGCAGACCGGCGCCTGGCGCGCCGGAGCGGGCCGTCAGGGCCTGCACACCGAGCCCTTCGGCCGGATGCTCGCCGAGATGCAGCACCTGCACCGCAGCCACCCGGGGGCGTCATGGTGA
- the paaB gene encoding 1,2-phenylacetyl-CoA epoxidase subunit PaaB → MTQTPSTPSSGADWPLWEVFVRSRRGLAHTHAGSLHAPDAELALRNARDLYTRRGEGVSLWVVPSTAITASSPDEKDPFFEPAADKPYRHPTFYEIPEGVKHL, encoded by the coding sequence ATGACCCAGACGCCGAGCACACCGTCCAGCGGCGCCGACTGGCCCCTGTGGGAGGTCTTCGTACGCTCCCGCCGCGGCCTCGCCCACACCCACGCCGGCAGCCTGCACGCCCCGGACGCGGAGCTCGCCCTGCGCAACGCCCGGGACCTGTACACCCGCCGCGGCGAAGGCGTCTCCCTCTGGGTCGTGCCGTCCACCGCGATCACCGCCTCGTCGCCCGACGAGAAGGACCCGTTCTTCGAACCGGCCGCCGACAAGCCCTACCGGCACCCGACGTTCTACGAGATCCCCGAAGGGGTGAAGCACCTGTGA
- the paaA gene encoding 1,2-phenylacetyl-CoA epoxidase subunit PaaA, which produces MATAAPQQAVQQDGTAGFQSAFDAAVAADERIEPRDWMPDAYRATLVRQIAQHAHSEIIGMQPEANWITRAPSLRRKAILMAKVQDEAGHGLYLYSAAETLGTGRDELLDKLHTGRQKYSSIFNYPTLTWADVGAIGWLVDGAAITNQVPLCRCSYGPYARAMVRICKEESFHQRQGYELLLALSRGTEAQHAMAQDAVDRWWWPSLMMFGPPDDESAHSAQSMEWKIKRHSNDELRQRFVDICVPQAASLGLTLPDPELRWNEEKGRHDFGAIDWSEFKEVLKGNGPCNEQRITQRRRAHDEGAWVREAAAAHAAKHSTGSTREGRAA; this is translated from the coding sequence ATGGCGACAGCAGCCCCACAGCAGGCGGTACAGCAGGACGGCACCGCCGGATTCCAGTCCGCGTTCGACGCGGCCGTGGCGGCGGACGAGCGCATCGAGCCCCGCGACTGGATGCCCGACGCCTACCGCGCGACGCTGGTGCGCCAGATCGCCCAGCACGCCCACTCCGAGATCATCGGCATGCAGCCCGAGGCGAACTGGATCACGCGCGCGCCCTCCCTGCGCCGCAAGGCGATCCTGATGGCCAAGGTGCAGGACGAGGCGGGCCACGGCCTGTACCTGTACAGCGCGGCGGAGACCCTCGGCACCGGCCGCGACGAACTGCTCGACAAGCTGCACACCGGCCGCCAGAAGTACTCCTCGATCTTCAACTACCCGACGCTGACCTGGGCCGACGTCGGAGCGATCGGCTGGCTGGTGGACGGCGCCGCGATCACGAACCAGGTGCCGCTGTGCCGCTGCTCCTACGGGCCGTACGCGCGCGCGATGGTCCGTATCTGCAAGGAGGAGTCCTTCCACCAGCGCCAGGGGTACGAGCTGCTCCTCGCCCTCAGCCGCGGCACCGAGGCGCAGCACGCGATGGCGCAGGACGCGGTGGACCGCTGGTGGTGGCCGTCCCTGATGATGTTCGGCCCGCCCGACGACGAGTCGGCGCACTCCGCGCAGTCCATGGAGTGGAAGATCAAGCGCCACTCGAACGACGAGCTGCGGCAGCGCTTCGTCGACATCTGCGTCCCCCAGGCCGCCTCCCTCGGACTGACGCTCCCCGACCCGGAGTTGAGGTGGAACGAGGAGAAGGGCCGGCACGACTTCGGCGCGATCGACTGGTCCGAGTTCAAGGAAGTCCTCAAGGGCAACGGCCCGTGCAACGAACAGCGCATCACCCAGCGCAGGCGCGCCCACGACGAGGGCGCCTGGGTGCGCGAGGCCGCCGCGGCCCACGCGGCCAAGCACTCCACCGGTTCCACGCGAGAAGGCAGGGCGGCATGA